The Ruminococcaceae bacterium BL-4 region AAAGTGATACCAAATTGAATTGAATAAATTGTGCGGTATCTTGTTCACTCCTTTTTGGGAAAATATAGCCTGCCTTATGCGCTTTAGTGATAAGAGATTCAATTTGCTGCGTAAATCTTTGCAAGTAACGTTGCTCTAATATAACACCCTTTTGAACACCTTTAGGGGTTTGATAAAAGGATGGGACAAGCCATTCAACTCGAAAAGCGTTTACATACTGAGACTGTAAATTAAAAATGCAGCGTAGCGCGGTATAAAAGTCGTGCTCCTCCTGTAAATATTCCTCAACTTTTATAAAAAAATCGTCCCAGTAAGAGGCCATAAGTTCCACTAAAAGATCAGCCTTGGTTGGAAAGTAGTTGTAAATGGTTCCAAGGGCAATTCCGCAGCCATGGGATACACTGCGCATGTTTAATGCATCAATGCCCTGTGTGCTCACGATAGCCTTTGCTGTATTTAGGATGTGCTCACGGGCATTCGGAATTATTTTTGCCATATTATCACTCCAACTTATTTATATGAACAATGTTCACTATAATTTAATGCTTGATACTTGTCAAGGGGGGTTAAAGATATTAACATGAAAAATAGATGCAGTATCATATATAATTGACACTGCATCTATTTTTATTGGAAAGTGTGAAGAATAGACAGTACAAGACGACAGATTATAAAAATTGTGCGTGAGGTGAGTAAATTCACTGTGCGAATGCTAAAAACAGATGGCGTTGGTACGGGCAGGAGCACCGTTTTTCGATTGTTGTTTGGAATGTACCGACCGCTTGAAGGCCAGGTACTGATTGATCGGACTGGCATATCAAATGATGTAGTATGAGAAGCAAATTGAAGAGAACAAAAAAGGGAGCAAAAAATTTTACCAAATGCAGCAGAGCAGGTCTTTATGGATTTTATTATAATGTCCTGTCAATAATTTCTGCCTGTGTAATAATATCCTGCAGTTTGTCGCCGCCCACTTTATATTCTAAAAGCTCATCAACGGTATCGTAAACGGTACTGTCTTTTTCGACACCGTTACTCGGTCCAGCCGAAAATTCCATTTTGTCGTTTGGCCAAATGGGGCTGATGGTGTAGTCGATTCCTTTCCACTCAAATTCCACATCTCCGCCTCTTGACATACAACTTTTAAATTCGCTTAGAGTTTTAAACTGATTTGCGTCTTCATTAATGGTCAATATCATAGGGATCTCTCCTTTATATTTGTAAAATTCAAATTTAGGTACTTTGTTATGTGATATTTTACAAAGACTCAGTGAAATTTGTTTTTTATGCTTTTATTATAATATCTGAATTTGTATTTTGACAGGTCCTATAAAAAAATTTGGCTTATATAGAATGTAGAACAAAAACGAGCAACCCGTAAAGGCTGCTCGCTTTTTTATCATGCAAAAAAGTGCTAAATACTTGGAGCGTTCTTTGTAACGAATCGGATCAGCTCAGTTGCCGAATTACGGCGCAGAGGAAACACTCTGCCATGGTACACATAATAAATCAGCATGGACCAGTAAACCTCATAGCCGCCCTTGTCAAATTCCTCTTCCGTCGGAAAATAGCCGGTGCAGCCGTTAGTATAGCCGCCGAAATAAAAGAAATCGTTATGGAGAAATTCTGAAACACGCAGAGCAAATTCCACCATAATCTCATTTGCAACGCCGCACAGACAACCGCTTCCGAGGGAGAAGTATTGCACTTCGATTTTCTCTGTTTGCTGGTGAATATCGTTTTGGAGCAGGTGCTGCACTTGCTTTAGCCAATCCGTACCGTCAATGCCACAATATTTTCGGGCTTCATCTGCGATTTCTATGGCGTGCAGATAAGGCGGTACATCAGCTGTCAATGTGACTTGACGCGAGTACATGGAAAGTTGATCGATTTTTTGTGGATGCAGGAACAAAACGACAGGCTTTACATCGCACAGCACAGCTTTTGCCATATCTTCAAGTGCTGTGTCCGAACGGATAAAGCGTTCATCATTAGCATCAGGTGGATTGATAGCAGATTTAAAATATCGTGGCGCAATATTTCCGGATGCCCCTTGGGTTACCATGATTGGACACCCGAACTCTTTACTCAGAGTATCCCGGACAGTACCGAAATAATCTGGCGAAATCAGGTAGTTATCTGCTTTCAGTACATTGTTATGCGCGGTCAAGCGAAGCAGCAGAAGCTTTAGTTTACCGCTTCTGGAATCGCAGATTTTTAGGATTCCGATTCGTCTGTCTAGTGCATTACAGCCCTTGCGCCGGTTCAGTCCAATATCGGTAAAAGCATTGCCCCATATGGCGTTCACGGGAACCATATCCTGCAAGGCCCGTACGGCAGTATCTTTTAAACAAGCGCATACGAATCGGTAATATTCCGGTGAAGCACTTTCATTCGGTGCAGAATGGCAGTGGGAAAAGCAAAGCATGATTTTTTCGCGGGAAATGCGCAGAACTTTTCCCATTTCGTCCCGCAGAGAATTTGCGTGCTGTTTTGAAAAGCCAATATGATCAATGGTAACCACACAGCATCGTTTTTCGCCTAGTTGCCATACAGCTACCTGTGCCAAAAGTGAATGCAGAATGCCGCGGGACATTTCATCTGCGCGGCCAAAGCCGACGGTTTCTATCGGTGTGAATGGCGTGATATCCGTCTCAGAAAATCCTAACATCAAAGTTTTATTTTTCATGGTACTTTACTCCTTAATTTAAAATCAAAAGGTGC contains the following coding sequences:
- a CDS encoding putative HTH-type transcriptional repressor Bm3R1 (Evidence 3 : Putative function from multiple computational evidences), which gives rise to MAKIIPNAREHILNTAKAIVSTQGIDALNMRSVSHGCGIALGTIYNYFPTKADLLVELMASYWDDFFIKVEEYLQEEHDFYTALRCIFNLQSQYVNAFRVEWLVPSFYQTPKGVQKGVILEQRYLQRFTQQIESLITKAHKAGYIFPKRSEQDTAQFIQFNLVSLSRQHTISYDLFEDFLRELL
- a CDS encoding protein of unknown function (Evidence 5 : Unknown function); the encoded protein is MILTINEDANQFKTLSEFKSCMSRGGDVEFEWKGIDYTISPIWPNDKMEFSAGPSNGVEKDSTVYDTVDELLEYKVGGDKLQDIITQAEIIDRTL
- a CDS encoding conserved protein of unknown function (Evidence 4 : Unknown function but conserved in other organisms); the protein is MKNKTLMLGFSETDITPFTPIETVGFGRADEMSRGILHSLLAQVAVWQLGEKRCCVVTIDHIGFSKQHANSLRDEMGKVLRISREKIMLCFSHCHSAPNESASPEYYRFVCACLKDTAVRALQDMVPVNAIWGNAFTDIGLNRRKGCNALDRRIGILKICDSRSGKLKLLLLRLTAHNNVLKADNYLISPDYFGTVRDTLSKEFGCPIMVTQGASGNIAPRYFKSAINPPDANDERFIRSDTALEDMAKAVLCDVKPVVLFLHPQKIDQLSMYSRQVTLTADVPPYLHAIEIADEARKYCGIDGTDWLKQVQHLLQNDIHQQTEKIEVQYFSLGSGCLCGVANEIMVEFALRVSEFLHNDFFYFGGYTNGCTGYFPTEEEFDKGGYEVYWSMLIYYVYHGRVFPLRRNSATELIRFVTKNAPSI